In the genome of Myxococcus stipitatus, one region contains:
- a CDS encoding translation initiation factor, which yields MGKRDKKDEPVAPAAPFHNPFAALAAKREELPVGPSAAAVPVVQKPEPKGPARAVVRMERKGRGGKEVTVVEHLELPAPQREVWLKALKNSLGCGGVVEGESLVLQGDQRERLPSLLEARGVRKVTVG from the coding sequence ATGGGCAAACGCGACAAGAAGGACGAGCCCGTAGCTCCCGCCGCGCCGTTCCACAACCCCTTCGCCGCGCTGGCGGCGAAGCGGGAGGAGCTGCCGGTGGGGCCGTCCGCGGCAGCCGTGCCGGTGGTGCAGAAGCCCGAGCCGAAGGGCCCCGCGCGAGCGGTGGTGCGCATGGAGCGCAAGGGGCGAGGGGGCAAGGAAGTCACGGTGGTGGAGCACCTGGAGTTGCCCGCGCCGCAGCGTGAGGTCTGGCTCAAGGCGCTGAAGAACTCGCTGGGCTGTGGGGGCGTGGTGGAGGGTGAGTCCCTCGTGCTCCAAGGCGACCAGCGGGAGCGGCTGCCCTCGTTGCTGGAGGCGCGCGGCGTTCGCAAAGTGACGGTCGGTTGA
- a CDS encoding thioredoxin domain-containing protein produces the protein MSSKSSSLNAPASSRAGVALLVLGLCASALSIFQWSQLLTLRSGGATVCGVSETVNCETVWNSPFATKVHEMFGIPIAGLGLVWGLTVVALSALYLARVRSGRPVAPASQGLKLAALAGVLAVPMFAVVSFQAGAVCPTCLATYALVAAIAGVAWKGLPSASGEWGPALTWAVGTTVAAFIAVSLPGRSLSTPAPKAGALLPPVAASTSELSTPASLEAYLRGLPADQQQFLSNALAMYRNDTPKPAAAPARRRYGPADAPVKIVEWTDSKCPHCKSLVEELAVLKKRVPEGKLSLEARQFPLDGACNPAMQRRGPDAPSVRCVAAKAQICLEGATDYWELREKLFAAQAMLDTERVMEIASSGSVPRGQLEACMASSETAAKLQEDTSYALRYHFTGTPLVVVNGRMAMPSAPFLYALVMADGNPSAPAFDVLPPPRAMPRDDHAGHNH, from the coding sequence ATGAGTTCGAAGTCCTCCTCCCTGAACGCCCCCGCCTCCTCCCGCGCCGGGGTGGCGCTGTTGGTGCTGGGCCTGTGCGCGAGCGCGCTGTCCATCTTCCAGTGGAGCCAGCTGCTCACCCTGCGCTCGGGTGGCGCCACCGTCTGTGGCGTGTCCGAGACGGTGAACTGCGAGACGGTGTGGAACTCGCCGTTCGCCACGAAGGTGCATGAGATGTTCGGCATCCCCATCGCCGGGCTGGGCCTGGTGTGGGGGCTGACGGTGGTGGCGCTGTCGGCGCTGTACCTGGCGCGGGTGCGCTCTGGCAGGCCCGTGGCCCCGGCGTCGCAGGGGCTCAAGCTGGCGGCGCTGGCGGGAGTCCTGGCCGTGCCGATGTTCGCGGTGGTGAGCTTCCAGGCGGGGGCGGTGTGCCCGACGTGTCTGGCCACCTACGCGCTGGTGGCGGCCATCGCCGGGGTGGCGTGGAAGGGCCTGCCCTCGGCCTCGGGCGAGTGGGGCCCCGCGCTGACGTGGGCGGTGGGGACCACGGTGGCCGCGTTCATCGCGGTCTCGCTGCCGGGCCGCTCGCTGTCCACGCCTGCGCCCAAGGCGGGCGCGCTGTTGCCGCCGGTGGCCGCGTCGACGTCCGAGCTGAGCACGCCGGCGTCGCTGGAGGCGTACCTGCGCGGATTGCCGGCGGACCAGCAGCAGTTCCTGTCCAACGCGCTGGCGATGTACCGCAACGACACGCCGAAGCCCGCCGCGGCTCCCGCGCGTCGCCGCTATGGGCCCGCGGATGCGCCGGTGAAGATTGTCGAGTGGACCGACAGCAAGTGCCCCCACTGCAAGTCGTTGGTGGAGGAGCTGGCGGTGCTCAAGAAGCGCGTGCCGGAAGGGAAGCTGTCGCTGGAGGCTCGGCAGTTCCCGCTGGATGGGGCGTGCAACCCGGCGATGCAGCGTCGGGGGCCGGATGCGCCTTCCGTGCGGTGCGTGGCGGCCAAGGCGCAGATTTGCCTGGAGGGCGCGACGGACTACTGGGAGCTGCGCGAGAAGCTCTTCGCGGCGCAGGCGATGTTGGACACGGAGCGGGTGATGGAGATTGCGTCGTCCGGTTCGGTGCCGCGCGGGCAGCTGGAGGCGTGCATGGCTTCGTCGGAGACGGCGGCGAAGCTGCAGGAGGACACGTCTTATGCGCTGCGCTACCACTTCACGGGCACGCCGTTGGTGGTGGTGAATGGCCGCATGGCGATGCCGTCCGCGCCGTTCCTGTATGCGCTGGTGATGGCGGATGGGAACCCGAGCGCGCCGGCGTTCGATGTGCTGCCGCCTCCGCGCGCGATGCCCCGCGACGACCACGCGGGCCACAATCACTGA
- a CDS encoding cupin domain-containing protein has translation MDVKHLSSFQDFSPEKLRKHNVFQSERFFLDVYCLAPGQAQKPHHHAASDKVYIVLEGRCRFRVGAEEEAHGPGAAVFAPAGAEHGVVNDGPDSARLLVLMTPPPEHA, from the coding sequence ATGGATGTGAAGCACCTGTCCTCCTTCCAGGACTTCTCCCCGGAGAAGCTCCGGAAGCACAACGTCTTCCAGTCCGAGCGCTTCTTCCTCGACGTGTACTGTCTCGCGCCCGGGCAGGCCCAGAAGCCGCACCACCATGCCGCCTCGGACAAGGTCTACATCGTCCTGGAGGGCCGCTGCCGCTTCCGCGTCGGGGCCGAGGAAGAGGCCCACGGCCCTGGTGCCGCCGTCTTCGCCCCCGCGGGCGCCGAGCATGGTGTCGTCAATGATGGCCCCGACTCCGCCCGACTGCTCGTTCTGATGACCCCGCCCCCGGAGCATGCATGA
- a CDS encoding YgfZ/GcvT domain-containing protein, producing MEPLSLHFLHEEAGARFIDVGGREAVASHGNDADAYRAAREAVALHDASYREVLRITGEDRVSFLHGMVTQEVNNLPAGSATYAAMLTAKGAMVADARILKREADLLLDMEPGMGPKVREFLEKYLISEDAELHEATGDHGILRLLGPRTGAVLAAALGGDFPPLAHQALRAATLAGQDVLLVGNTVLEPHGVDVWVPRAGLEAVWRALGQAGAGQGLQPLGFETLELLRVEAGVPRYGQDMVATTIPLEANLTAALSYNKGCYIGQEVIARATFRGHMNRKLTGLLLGESAAAPGTELRLGEKKVGWLTSVVRSHTQGQYVALGYVHKDSLEPGTELLLAQGPATVKVAALPFKG from the coding sequence ATGGAACCGCTGTCTCTGCATTTTCTTCACGAGGAAGCAGGGGCCCGCTTCATTGACGTGGGCGGCCGGGAAGCCGTGGCCAGCCATGGGAATGACGCGGACGCCTACCGGGCCGCTCGCGAGGCCGTGGCCCTCCACGACGCCTCCTACCGTGAGGTCCTCCGGATTACCGGCGAGGACCGGGTGTCCTTCCTACATGGAATGGTGACCCAGGAGGTGAACAACCTCCCCGCGGGCAGCGCCACGTACGCAGCCATGCTCACCGCCAAGGGGGCCATGGTGGCGGACGCCCGCATCCTCAAGCGGGAGGCCGACCTGCTCCTCGACATGGAGCCCGGGATGGGGCCCAAGGTCCGGGAGTTCCTGGAGAAATACCTCATCTCCGAGGACGCCGAGCTGCACGAGGCGACGGGCGACCACGGCATCCTCCGGCTGCTGGGCCCTCGGACGGGGGCGGTGCTGGCCGCCGCCCTGGGGGGCGACTTCCCACCCCTGGCCCACCAGGCCCTCCGGGCGGCGACGCTCGCCGGGCAGGACGTGCTGCTCGTGGGGAACACGGTGCTGGAGCCCCACGGCGTCGACGTGTGGGTGCCGAGAGCGGGCCTGGAGGCCGTGTGGCGCGCCCTGGGCCAGGCCGGCGCCGGCCAGGGCCTCCAGCCCTTGGGCTTCGAGACGCTGGAGCTCCTGCGCGTCGAGGCGGGAGTCCCCCGGTACGGGCAGGACATGGTGGCCACCACCATCCCGCTGGAGGCCAACCTCACGGCGGCCCTCTCCTACAACAAGGGGTGCTACATCGGGCAGGAGGTCATCGCCCGAGCCACCTTCCGCGGCCACATGAACCGCAAGCTGACGGGGCTCCTCCTGGGTGAGTCCGCCGCCGCGCCGGGCACGGAGCTTCGCCTGGGCGAGAAAAAGGTGGGCTGGCTCACCAGCGTGGTGCGCTCCCACACGCAGGGGCAGTACGTGGCCCTGGGGTATGTGCACAAGGACTCGCTGGAGCCCGGCACGGAGCTGCTGCTCGCACAGGGCCCCGCCACCGTGAAGGTGGCCGCGCTCCCCTTCAAGGGCTGA
- a CDS encoding fused MFS/spermidine synthase has protein sequence MKPSSLTWLAFLAGATVMASEMMASRLVAPSFGSSMPVWGALISLVLGGLLMGAHLGGRLADPSGRLEPLRKALCLAALFLALLPFLAQELLPEATTAVMMGRPLEAMGRVTLVVLVAVPPLMALGAVGPFLWKVGGMADVGEEPTRGFSASMLGSLVGALLAAFVVLPWLGTTHAMACFAGALGLAAAKGLGWPWRLVAVGVPVVALLVAGLPSTREARARELEEPPRAPIHVLESPRGSRSGDIAVRLPEQQGVSYAYSYRRTLAIQRPVPPSPGTRP, from the coding sequence ATGAAGCCCTCGTCCTTGACGTGGTTGGCCTTCCTCGCCGGAGCCACGGTGATGGCCTCGGAGATGATGGCTTCCCGCCTGGTGGCGCCCTCCTTCGGGAGCAGCATGCCGGTGTGGGGGGCGCTCATCTCCCTGGTGCTGGGCGGACTGCTGATGGGGGCGCACCTGGGAGGACGGCTGGCGGACCCGTCCGGACGCCTGGAGCCGCTGCGCAAGGCGCTGTGTCTGGCCGCGTTGTTCCTCGCCCTCCTCCCCTTCCTCGCGCAGGAGCTGCTGCCGGAGGCCACCACGGCGGTGATGATGGGGCGGCCCCTGGAGGCCATGGGGCGCGTGACGCTGGTGGTGCTGGTGGCGGTGCCGCCGCTGATGGCGCTGGGGGCGGTGGGCCCCTTCCTGTGGAAGGTGGGCGGCATGGCGGACGTGGGGGAGGAGCCGACGCGAGGCTTCTCCGCGTCGATGCTGGGGAGCCTCGTGGGGGCGCTGCTCGCGGCCTTCGTCGTGCTGCCGTGGCTGGGCACCACCCACGCCATGGCGTGCTTCGCGGGGGCGCTGGGGCTGGCGGCGGCGAAGGGCCTGGGCTGGCCGTGGCGGCTGGTGGCGGTGGGCGTGCCGGTGGTGGCGCTGCTGGTGGCGGGCTTGCCGTCGACGCGGGAGGCTCGCGCGCGGGAGCTGGAGGAGCCGCCTCGCGCGCCCATCCACGTCCTGGAGTCTCCCAGGGGCTCGCGCAGCGGAGACATCGCCGTGCGGCTCCCAGAGCAGCAGGGTGTGTCCTATGCCTATTCCTATCGGCGGACCCTCGCGATTCAGCGTCCCGTCCCGCCCTCTCCCGGAACCCGTCCATGA
- the chrA gene encoding chromate efflux transporter — MAPPESSSTVTTSRTAALRELALLFLRLGATAFGGPAAHIAMMEDEVVRRRGWLTRDEFVDLLGAANLIPGPNSTELAIHIGHRRAGWPGLLVAGTCFILPAFFIVASLAWVYSRFGDVPDVSALLYGVKAVIIAVVLQALWGLSRTVVKTWREALVGAGVVTAAFLGVNELLLLLLAGVGVFAWRGVARGGLGTSVKVLVPWVLPLGASSVAVPFSQQGLFLFFLKVGSVLYGSGYVLLAFLRSDLVERWGWLTQAQLLDAVAVGQVTPGPVFTTATFIGYVLGGMTGAMVATVGIFLPAFVFVALSGPLVPRLRRSWAAGAFLDGVNVASLALMAVVTWQLGRAAVVDAWTVGMAAVSAVLLIRYRVNSAWLVLGGGAMGWLVVEVLSSR, encoded by the coding sequence ATGGCGCCTCCGGAGTCCTCGAGCACCGTGACGACCTCTCGCACCGCCGCGCTCCGGGAGCTGGCGCTCTTGTTCCTGCGCCTGGGCGCCACGGCGTTCGGCGGCCCCGCGGCCCACATCGCGATGATGGAGGACGAGGTGGTGCGCCGCCGTGGCTGGCTGACGCGCGATGAGTTCGTGGACCTGCTCGGCGCGGCCAACCTCATCCCCGGGCCCAACTCCACGGAGCTGGCCATCCACATCGGCCATCGGCGCGCGGGGTGGCCGGGCCTGCTCGTCGCGGGCACCTGCTTCATCCTCCCCGCGTTCTTCATCGTCGCCAGCCTCGCCTGGGTCTACTCCCGCTTCGGCGACGTGCCGGACGTGAGCGCGCTGCTGTACGGCGTGAAGGCGGTCATCATCGCCGTGGTGCTCCAGGCCCTGTGGGGACTGTCGCGCACGGTGGTGAAGACGTGGCGGGAGGCGCTCGTGGGGGCAGGTGTCGTGACGGCGGCCTTCCTCGGCGTCAACGAGCTGCTCCTCCTGCTGCTCGCCGGGGTGGGCGTGTTCGCGTGGCGCGGCGTCGCGCGCGGAGGGCTCGGGACGTCCGTCAAGGTCCTCGTCCCTTGGGTGCTGCCGCTCGGGGCGTCCTCGGTGGCGGTGCCCTTCTCGCAGCAGGGCTTGTTCCTCTTCTTCTTGAAGGTGGGCTCGGTGCTGTACGGCAGCGGCTATGTGCTGCTGGCGTTCCTCCGCTCGGACCTGGTGGAGCGGTGGGGCTGGCTCACGCAGGCGCAGCTGCTGGACGCGGTGGCGGTGGGGCAGGTGACGCCCGGGCCTGTCTTCACCACGGCCACGTTCATCGGCTACGTGCTGGGCGGCATGACGGGCGCGATGGTGGCGACGGTGGGCATCTTCCTGCCGGCCTTCGTCTTCGTGGCGCTCAGCGGGCCGCTGGTGCCGCGCCTGCGCCGCTCGTGGGCGGCGGGGGCCTTCCTCGACGGCGTCAACGTGGCCTCGCTCGCGCTGATGGCCGTGGTGACGTGGCAGCTCGGGCGCGCGGCGGTGGTGGACGCGTGGACGGTGGGGATGGCGGCCGTGTCCGCGGTGCTGCTCATCCGCTACCGCGTCAACTCCGCCTGGCTCGTGCTGGGCGGAGGCGCCATGGGGTGGCTGGTGGTGGAGGTGCTCAGTTCGCGGTGA
- a CDS encoding OsmC family protein, translated as MTPQDTTLLAAAVVESQDGYAQAIRTGKHHFHSDEPAALGGTDQGPAPYQLLMGSLGACTAITLKMYAARKGWDLSPLTVKLKLFREKDLTERVERVLSCGPSITEEQRARLLDIASKTPVTLTLSRALRIETTFAPPSP; from the coding sequence ATGACTCCTCAGGACACCACGCTGCTCGCGGCGGCCGTCGTCGAGAGCCAGGACGGCTACGCCCAGGCGATTCGCACCGGCAAGCACCACTTCCACTCAGACGAACCCGCCGCCCTGGGCGGCACGGACCAGGGCCCCGCGCCCTATCAGCTCCTGATGGGCTCGCTGGGCGCGTGCACCGCCATCACCTTGAAGATGTACGCGGCGCGCAAGGGCTGGGACCTGAGCCCGCTCACGGTGAAGCTCAAGCTCTTCCGCGAGAAGGACCTCACCGAGCGCGTGGAGCGGGTGCTCTCCTGCGGCCCCTCCATCACCGAGGAGCAGCGCGCGCGCCTGCTCGACATCGCCTCGAAGACGCCCGTGACGCTCACGCTCTCCCGGGCCCTGCGCATCGAGACGACCTTCGCGCCGCCCTCGCCCTGA
- the maiA gene encoding maleylacetoacetate isomerase, whose product MKALRLHSYWRSSASWRVRLGLNLKGLPYEYVAVHLLKDGGQQNSAEYRAVNPMRTVPTLEWKEADGTGLRLSQSIAILEFLEERIPSPALLPKDAYLRARVRMVAEAVNSGMQPLQNLAVLQRIKSELNGDDKAWAAHWNVRGLEALEALVKPTVGRYCVGDAVTLADVCLVPQLYGARRFGVDVSAYPTLLRIEAACMELPAFQAAHPDRQPDAVPA is encoded by the coding sequence ATGAAGGCGCTGCGCCTGCACAGCTACTGGCGCTCCTCCGCCTCCTGGCGGGTGCGCCTGGGGTTGAACCTCAAGGGCCTGCCCTATGAGTACGTGGCGGTGCACCTGCTGAAGGACGGCGGCCAGCAGAACTCGGCCGAGTACCGCGCCGTCAATCCCATGCGGACGGTGCCCACGCTGGAGTGGAAGGAGGCGGACGGCACCGGGCTGCGCCTGTCCCAGTCCATCGCCATCCTCGAGTTCCTGGAGGAGCGCATCCCCTCGCCCGCGCTGCTGCCGAAGGACGCGTACCTGCGCGCCCGCGTGCGCATGGTGGCGGAGGCGGTGAACTCCGGCATGCAGCCCCTGCAGAACCTGGCCGTCCTCCAGCGCATCAAGAGCGAGCTGAACGGGGACGACAAGGCGTGGGCCGCGCACTGGAACGTGCGGGGCCTGGAGGCGCTGGAGGCGCTCGTGAAGCCCACGGTGGGCCGCTACTGCGTGGGCGACGCGGTGACGCTGGCGGACGTCTGCCTGGTGCCGCAGCTCTACGGCGCGCGGCGCTTCGGCGTGGACGTGTCGGCGTACCCCACGCTGCTGCGCATCGAGGCGGCGTGCATGGAGCTGCCCGCGTTCCAGGCGGCGCATCCGGACCGGCAGCCCGACGCCGTTCCGGCCTGA
- a CDS encoding fumarylacetoacetate hydrolase family protein: MKLATLKDGTRDGRLIVVKRDNSAYALATNVALTLQAALDDWDAKEPQLRALAAQLEAGTVQSRPLDMKALHAPLPRAYEWIDGSAYINHVILVRKARNAEPPATLKTDPLVYQGGSGDFLAPTADIPLADEAWGLDFESEVCAILGDTPQGTKAADAAKHVKLLMLANDVSLRNLIPDELAKGFGFFQSKPATAFSPFAVTPDELGAAWREGRIHLRLRSVLNGVQVGDTDAGPEMHFSFFDLIQHLCKTRSYTAGTILGSGTVSNVDRARGISCLAEQRMIETIEEGKPRTPFMKPGDTIDIEMMGEDGQSVFGRISQKVVKGP, translated from the coding sequence TTGAAGCTCGCGACGCTCAAGGATGGAACCCGTGACGGGCGGCTCATCGTCGTCAAGCGGGACAACTCGGCCTATGCGCTGGCCACCAACGTAGCGCTGACGCTCCAGGCGGCGCTGGATGACTGGGACGCGAAGGAGCCGCAGCTGCGCGCGCTCGCCGCCCAGCTCGAGGCGGGCACGGTGCAGAGCCGCCCCCTGGACATGAAGGCGCTGCACGCGCCGCTGCCGCGCGCCTACGAGTGGATTGACGGCAGCGCCTACATCAACCACGTCATCCTGGTGCGCAAGGCGCGCAACGCGGAGCCGCCGGCCACGCTGAAGACGGACCCGCTCGTCTATCAGGGCGGCTCCGGCGACTTCCTGGCGCCCACCGCGGACATCCCGCTGGCGGACGAGGCGTGGGGCCTGGACTTCGAGAGCGAGGTCTGCGCCATCCTGGGTGACACGCCCCAGGGCACGAAGGCCGCGGATGCCGCCAAGCACGTCAAGCTGCTGATGCTGGCCAACGACGTCTCGCTGCGAAACCTCATCCCGGACGAGCTGGCCAAGGGCTTCGGCTTCTTCCAGAGCAAGCCCGCCACGGCCTTCAGCCCCTTCGCGGTGACGCCGGACGAGCTGGGCGCCGCCTGGCGCGAGGGCCGCATCCACCTGCGGCTGCGCTCCGTGCTCAACGGCGTGCAGGTGGGTGACACCGACGCGGGGCCGGAGATGCACTTCTCCTTCTTCGACCTCATCCAGCACCTGTGCAAGACGCGCAGCTACACGGCGGGCACCATCCTGGGCAGCGGCACCGTGTCCAACGTGGACCGCGCCCGGGGCATCTCGTGCCTCGCCGAGCAGCGGATGATTGAGACGATTGAAGAAGGCAAGCCGCGCACGCCCTTCATGAAGCCCGGCGACACCATCGACATCGAGATGATGGGCGAGGATGGGCAGAGCGTCTTCGGCCGCATCTCGCAGAAGGTGGTGAAGGGGCCATGA